The segment GTGTCCACGCACGTCAGGATTGCTTGATGACCGCGATCGATGAATTGCCTGGCCAGCGATAAGGTATCGCGCCGCCAAAGGGGAAAAACGGGGCGCAGCGTCGACTTTGCCACGAGTGCTTCTCGCCATGCGCGCAGGTCGGCGAGAAACAGATCGCCGAACGCGACGGTCTGAATGCCCTGGGCGGCGAATCGATCGAACTCGGCCAGCCACGCCGCCTCGTACTGCTCGTTCGACGGAAATCGTGGCAGAGCCACGGTCCAGCACGGCAGCCCGAGCGCTGCGGCCTGGGCTGCCAGCAAGGCGCGCGGCACTTCATGCATCGCCACCTGTTCGTCGCCGTTCAGACACGTGGCCAATCCGGCGATTTCGTACCTGGGATCGGCCCGCAGCGCTTCGAGCGCCAGCAGGCAATCCTTTCCACCGCTCCACGAAACGACGACGCGTTCTGGCATGGTGGCGTTACCGCTTGCCGAACCAATTCTGCAGGCCAAGCTGCAAGAGAATGCGCATCGAATTAGCGGACTCCGACGCATTAATTTTCGACGCGCCGCTGATGCGATCAACAAACGTGATCGGTGCCTCGGAAATCCGACAGCCGAGCCGCTGTAATCGCCACAAAAGTTCTTCCTGGAACGAATAGCCGCGCGAGCGAATGCTGCTAAAGTCGAGCTGCTTCAATCGCGAGACGCGGTAACAACGGAACGCGCCGCTGCAATCGCGGGCGCCAATGCCCAGCGCCAGGCGCGAGAACCAATTGATGCCGCGGCTCATGAAGTGTCGTTTCAGCGGCCAGCCTTCGATGGCACCCCCCTGAATGTAGCGCGAGCCGACCATCACATCGACCGAGCCCGGCGTAGGTGCGTCCATACCGGCGATCAGGGCCGGCAAATAACGCGGATGGTGGCTGAAATCGGCGTCCATGTTCAGCACCAGCTCGTAGCCATGCTCGATGGCGTATTGCATGCCGGCAATGGTGGCCGTTCCCAGCCCCAGTTTTCCCGACCGGTGCAAACAATGGAGCCGCGGCTCGGTCTTGGCCGTTTTGTCGCACCATTGCCCCGTGCCATCGGGGCTGTTGTCGTCTATCACCAGGATGTCCGCCTGGGGTGCAAACTGATGCACCTCGGAGATCAACCTGGGGAGGTTTTCAATCTCGTTGTACGTGGCGATCGTGACGAGGAGTTGGCCGGGCAAGGTAGGGGCAATCTAGGAGTTATGGTGATGCTTCGGACGACGAGCCGAACATCATGCCATAGGCTTCACTAGTTTGCCAATGCCTCAAACCTTACGCCTCGAAAAGCCGCCACATTCCCGCGACTTGATCGCCACGGCCTTACCGCAGCACACGCCAGCCGATGCCACGCTTCGTGGTTCGGGATGACGGTCGGCTGTAATTTTGGGTCGGCCGCTGGACCTGGCGGGGGGCCGCGTGCGGAATCATCTTCCACGTATGGGCGACGTTCACCGCCACAGCC is part of the Planctomycetota bacterium genome and harbors:
- a CDS encoding polyprenol monophosphomannose synthase — encoded protein: MAPTLPGQLLVTIATYNEIENLPRLISEVHQFAPQADILVIDDNSPDGTGQWCDKTAKTEPRLHCLHRSGKLGLGTATIAGMQYAIEHGYELVLNMDADFSHHPRYLPALIAGMDAPTPGSVDVMVGSRYIQGGAIEGWPLKRHFMSRGINWFSRLALGIGARDCSGAFRCYRVSRLKQLDFSSIRSRGYSFQEELLWRLQRLGCRISEAPITFVDRISGASKINASESANSMRILLQLGLQNWFGKR
- a CDS encoding ATP-binding protein, which produces MPERVVVSWSGGKDCLLALEALRADPRYEIAGLATCLNGDEQVAMHEVPRALLAAQAAALGLPCWTVALPRFPSNEQYEAAWLAEFDRFAAQGIQTVAFGDLFLADLRAWREALVAKSTLRPVFPLWRRDTLSLARQFIDRGHQAILTCVDTRALAAEFAGRPFDARLLADLPSGVDPCGENGEFHTFVHAGPMFSSSVNLHVAGVHADDRFCWARLLFG